A portion of the Salmo trutta chromosome 1, fSalTru1.1, whole genome shotgun sequence genome contains these proteins:
- the LOC115205296 gene encoding cytohesin-3, which produces MDEDNQVPEDLSLEERDELSNIRRRKKELLDDIERLKFEIAEVMTEIEQLTCVGDSKTTQRNKQIAMGRKKFNMDPKKGIQFLLENDLLQHTPEDVSQFLYKGEGLNKTVIGDYLGERDDFNLKVLQAFVDLHEFADLNLVQALRQFLWSFRLPGEAQKIDRMMEAFASRYCSCNPGVFQSTDTCYVLSFAIIMLNTSLHNPNVRDKPPVERFISMNRGINEGGDLPEDLLRNLYESIKSEPFKIPEDDGNDLTHTFFNPDREGWLLKLGGRVKTWKRRWFILTDNCLYYFEYTTDKEPRGIIPLENLSIREVEEPRKPNCFELYNPNHKGSVIKACKTEADGRVVEGNHTVYRISAPTTEEKEEWIKSIKASISRDPFYDMLATRKRRIANKK; this is translated from the exons TACCTGAAGACCTTTCCTtggaagagagagatgagctgTCAAACATACGACGCAGGAAAAAAGAGCTACTGGATGACATTGAG CGGTTGAAGTTTGAGATTGCAGAGGTGATGACTGAGATCGAGCAGCTAACCTGCGTGGGGGACAG TAAAACAACACAAAGAAATAAACAGATCGCCATGGGAAGGAAGAAATTCAACATGGACCCCAAAAAG GGGATCCAGTTTCTGTTGGAGAACGACCTTCTCCAGCACACTCCTGAGGACGTATCCCAGTTCCTCTACAAAGGAGAGGGCCTCAACAAAACTGTCATAGGGGACTACTTAGGAGAGAG GGACGACTTCAACCTCAAGGTGTTGCAGGCCTTCGTAGACCTTCATGAGTTTGCAGATCTCAACCTCGTACAGGCTTTACG ACAGTTTCTGTGGAGTTTCAGACTGCCTGGTGAGGCTCAGAAGATCGATCGTATGATGGAGGCCTTCGCTTCGCGGTACTGCTCCTGCAACCCCGGTGTCTTCcaatccacag ACACGTGTTATGTCCTGTCCTTCGCCATCATCATGTTGAATACCAGCCTCCACAACCCCAACGTCAGAGACAAGCCCCCCGTAGAGAGATTCATCTCCATGAACAGAGGCATCAACGAGGGAGGGGACCTGCCAGAGGATCTACTCAGG aatcTCTATGAGAGCATTAAGAGTGAACCCTTTAAGATCCCAGAGGATGATGGGAACGACCTGACTCACACATTCTTCAACCCAGACAGAGAGGGATGGCTGCTCAAACTGG GGGGAAGAGTGAAGACCTGGAAGAGAAGGTGGTTCATCCTGACAGACAACTGCCTGTACTACTTTGAGTACACAACA gataaGGAGCCTCGTGGGATCATCCCCTTAGAGAACCTCAGTATCAGAGAGGTGGAGGAACCCAGGAAACCA aactgcTTCGAGCTCTACAACCCCAACCACAAGGGTTCGGTGATCAAGGCGTGTAAGACGGAGGCGGACGGCCGGGTCGTCGAGGGCAACCACACGGTGTACAGGATATCGGCGCCCACGACtgaggagaaagaggagtggaTCAAGTCCATCAA GGCGAGCATCAGCAGGGATCCCTTCTACGATATGTTGGCCACCAGGAAAAGACGGATTGCCAACAAGAAATGA